In Mytilus edulis chromosome 7, xbMytEdul2.2, whole genome shotgun sequence, a single genomic region encodes these proteins:
- the LOC139482436 gene encoding uncharacterized protein isoform X2 — protein MKEKYGSTVPLSRKANIKTRREVANQREYWRKKKQDSRSRLHAQKKRRIKEYDRKRKMESKKVLNGDLTPTITDENESVRIFTPEAERKAFSRAKKYIPKDPKRYAGIVSKLITKASPKKKAALANLYEGVKQNDTIKQIAHRMKQNQKKEGKQFTRKFVGILKDSYVNLRQMSRETGIRYNYLQKVSKLNTEVWITRKDAIEETVLEKVKDFYMRPEASTVLPDISKVIKGKNVYTLEKTLKQTHRDFLEQNQDTHIGFSKFFSLKPPNVKTYSNTPLQQCICEYCANVSLKIKTLKHKIKSFPENKYEAVNKTLCPKPNGALYHKRECIYRDCSSCGVSMLNELVKQICDEKCTLTWYKWDTITRKVGTKITSKKGLKCLTGSGSELIAELKKELTELSIHLFVATWQHRQFSHITSNLQPQMVVMVLDFGQNYTCFYQDEAQSAHWSAEQVTVHPSICYYKCKTCSETVKEDIVMLSGDLKHDFYAVSTFIRKANEHLIQKRGLTIDHHIQFSDGCAGQYKSKNAFEGIADIGSEFECTVERNFFGSRHGKGPSDACTGVVKSAVTRAVKARQALVTCPEEMYKFCTENLTKDCSTDESCIHNLRTFILITDIDRKIEMSAKTVQGTRKVHAVKSGNIPKQILTRQLSCFCASCLNGEEDCENYQYTGTWTQVDLRTGRQRQNPIKNLDEMKPQVSEEKNRPNDKGNKKFENKTSKKRADKNELTCKDTAVEEHANLQNTVVLDSEDYVFGTYTCENRKQYFAALLRDLSTAETFEELKVIADHYSVEMSTIQEPCPLPNISLTDLPVFIDADALQMIPNDIPEGNFMPVVVQGDGNCLPRSAAVLAYGNEEDHQEFRVRIILELVANEDLYLNDDYLSSALELNIKTRQLSKQFAMYSSEYIPGDVLTPAAVRRVFRKEVLDITKINSFMGIWQLFAIASVLNSRVISVYPQLGSPVVRKDLNRLIMPRNINHEDTIKIMWSSTRQDLTMQHWIPNHFVPLLPLLGDIDQIDIVDLNVGQIELKVGEMEPEVGKMKPNVGQIEPDVGQMESEVGQMKPEVGQMESDVGQMESEVGQMKPEVGQMESDVGQMESEVGQMKPEVGQMESEVGQMESEVGQMKQEVGQMESEVGQMKPEVGQMESDVGQMESEVGQMESEVGQMEPEVGQMKPEVGQMESDVGQMESEVGQMKPEVGQMESGVGQMESEVGQMKPEVGQMESDVGQMESDVGQMESDVGQMESEVGQMESEVGQMEAEVGQMESDVGQVELEVGLIESNVGKMELEVGQIEPEVGQMESEVGDMNLIQHFCTDNGTKC, from the exons atgaaagaaaaatatgggTCAACCGTCCCATTAAGTAGAAAAGCTAATATAAAGACCAGAAGAGAGGTAGCAAATCAAAGAGAGTATTGGCGAAAAAAGAAGCAAGATTCAAGAAGCAGGTTACATGCACAAAAGAAGAGACGTATTAAAGAATATGACAGAAAAAGAAAGATGGAGAGTAAGAAAGTCCTTAATGGTGATTTAACCCCGACAATCACTGATGAAAATGAATCAGTCCGTATCTTTACACCAGAGGCAGAACGCAAAGCCTTTTCAAGAGCCAAAAAATACATTCCTAAAGATCCAAAAAGGTATGCAGGCATCGTTAGTAAACTTATAACAAAAGCATCACCAAAGAAAAAAGCAGCCTTGGCAAATTTATATGAAGGTGTCAAACAGAAtgatacaattaaacaaatagcTCACAGAATGAAACAAAATCAGAAGAAAGAAGGGAAACAGTTTACCAGGAAATTTGTAGGCATACTGAAAGATTCTTATGTTAATTTAAGGCAAATGAGCAGAGAAACCGGAATTCGATATAATTATTTGCAAAAAGTTTCAAAACTGAATACTGAAGTGTGGATTACAAGAAAAGATGCAATTGAGGAAACAGTTTTGGAAAAGGTCAAAGATTTTTATATGAGACCGGAGGCATCAACAGTATTACCTGATATTAGCAAAGTAATCAAAGGAAAAAATGTTTATACATTAGAAAAGACTTTAAAACAAACACATAGAGATTTTTTGGAGCAGAACCAAGATACTCATATTGGATTTAGCAAGTTTTTCTCCTTAAAACCACCAAATGTAAAGACATACAGTAATACACCTTTACAACAATGTATCTGTGAATACTGTGCCAAtgtttctttgaaaataaaaactcTGAAGCATAAGAtaaaaagttttccagaaaataAGTATGAAGCAGTTAATAAGACATTATGTCCCAAACCTAATGGTGCCTTGTACCATAAGAGGGAATGCATCTATAGGGATTGCTCTAGCTGCGGTGTAAGCATGTTAAATGAATTGGTAAAACAGATATGTGATGAAAAATGTACATTGACCTGGTACAAATGGGATACTATAACAAGAAAGGTTGGCACTAAGATAACAAGTAAGAAAGGACTAAAATGTTTAACTGGAAGTGGATCTGAATTGATTGCAGAGTTGAAGAAAGAATTGACAGAACTCTCAATACACCTCTTTGTTGCAACATGGCAGCACAGACAATTTAGCCATATAACATCAAATTTACAACCTCAAATGGTTGTTATGGTTCTTGATTTTGGACAGAATTATACATGTTTCTATCAGGACGAAGCCCAATCAGCTCATTGGTCGGCAGAACAAGTGACCGTTCACCCAAGTATTTGTTACTACAAATGCAAAACATGCAGTGaaacagtcaaagaagacatagTAATGTTATCTGGAGACCTAAAGCACGACTTTTATGCTGTAAGCACATTTATAAGAAAGGCAAATGAACATTTAATTCAAAAGAGAGGTTTAACAATTGACCATCATATCCAATTTTCTGATGGATGCGCTGGCCAGTACAAAAGTAAAAATGCATTTGAAGGGATTGCAGACATTGGGAGTGAGTTTGAGTGTACAGTAGAAAGGAACTTTTTCGGTAGTAGACATGGCAAAGGACCGTCAGATGCCTGTACAGGGGTAGTAAAATCCGCAGTAACTAGAGCAGTAAAGGCTAGGCAGGCACTTGTTACATGTCCTGAAGAAATGTATAAGTTCTGCACTGAAAATCTAACTAAAGATTGTTCTACAGATGAAAGCTGCATACACAACTTAAGGACATTCATTTTAATAACAGACATTGACCGCAAAATAGAAATGTCAGCCAAAACGGTTCAAGGTACTAGAAAAGTTCATGCTGTGAAGTCTGGTAATATTCCAAAGCAAATACTAACAAGACAGTTGTCTTGTTTTTGTGCGTCCTGCTTAAATGGTGAAGAAGATTGTGAAAACTACCAATACACAGGTACTTGGACACAAGTAGACCTTAGAACAGGGAGGCAAAGGCAGAACCCAATCAAGAATTTAGATGAAATGAAACCACAAGTCTCAGAAGAGAAAAACAGACCTAATGATAAAGGaaataagaaatttgaaaataaaacttccaaAAAAAGAGCagataaaaatgaattaacatgTAAAGATACTGCTGTAGAAGAGCATGCAAATTTACAGAACACAGTTGTTTTAGACTCAGAAGATTATGTTTTTGGGACTTACACATGTGAAAATAGAAAGCAATATTTTGCTGCTTTACTTCGTGATTTATCAACAGCTGAGACCTTTGAGGAATTAAAAGTAATTGCTGATCATTACTCAGTCGAAATGAGCACCATTCAGGAACCCTGTCCTTTACCAAATATAAGCTTAACTGATCTTCCTGTATTTATTGATGCCGATGCATTGCAGATGATTCCCAATGACATTCCAGAAGGCAACTTTATGCCAGTTGTTGTACAGGGAGACGGGAATTGTCTCCCGAGGTCAGCAGCTGTTTTGGCTTATGGAAACGAAGAAGATCATCAAGAATTCAGAGTTAGAATAATTTTGGAATTGGTTGCCAATGAAGATTTATATCTCAATGATGATTATTTATCCTCCGCGTTGGAGTTGAATATTAAGACAAGGCAACTATCGAAACAGTTTGCAATGTATTCATCCGAATATATCCCAGGAGATGTTTTGACACCAGCTGCAGTGAGAAGAGTTTTCAGAAAAGAGGTCTTAGACATTACAAAAATAAACTCATTTATGGGTATTTGGCAACTATTTGCCATTGCGTCTGTGTTAAATTCCAGAGTAATTTCTGTGTATCCTCAACTTGGCAGCCCAGTTGTCAGAAAAGATCTGAACAGGCTGATAATGCCTCGAAACATCAACCATGAAGACACGATAAAGATAATGTGGTCTTCCACAAGACAAGATCTAACTATGCAACATTGGATACCAAACCATTTTGTCCCTTTATTGCCCCTCCTGGGTGATATCGACCAAATTGATATTGTGGACTTAAATGTTGGTCAGATTGAGTTGAAGGTTGGTGAGATGGAGCCAGAGGTTGGTAAAATGAAGCCAAATGTTGGTCAGATAGAGCCAGATGTTGGTCAGATGGAGTCAGAGGTTGGTCAGATGAAGCCAGAAGTTGGGCAGATGGAGTCAGATGTTGGGCAGATGGAGTCAGAG GTTGGTCAGATGAAGCCAGAAGTTGGGCAGATGGAGTCAGATGTTGGGCAGATGGAGTCAGAGGTTGGTCAGATGAAGCCAGAAGTTGGGCAGATGGAGTCAGAGGTTGGTCAGATGGAGTCAGAGGTTGGTCAGATGAAGCAAGAAGTTGGGCAGATGGAGTCAGAGGTTGGTCAGATGAAGCCAGAAGTTGGGCAGATGGAGTCAGATGTTGGGCAGATGGAGTCAGAGGTTGGTCAGATGGAGTCAGAGGTTGGTCAGATGGAGCCAGAGGTTGGTCAGATGAAGCCAGAAGTTGGGCAGATGGAGTCAGATGTTGGGCAGATGGAGTCAGAGGTTGGTCAGATGAAGCCAGAAGTTGGGCAGATGGAGTCAGGTGTTGGGCAGATGGAGTCAGAGGTTGGTCAGATGAAGCCAGAAGTTGGGCAGATGGAGTCAGATGTTGGGCAGATGGAGTCAGATGTTGGTCAGATGGAGTCAGATGTTGGTCAGATGGAGTCGGAGGTTGGTCAGATGGAGTCGGAGGTTGGTCAGATGGAGGCAGAGGTTGGTCAGATGGAGTCAGATGTTGGGCAGGTGGAGTTAGAGGTTGGTCTAATAGAGTCAAATGTTGGGAAGATGGAGTTAGAGGTTGGTCAGATAGAGCCAGAGGTTGGTCAGATGGAGTCGGAGGTTGGTGATATGAACCTAATACAGCATTTTTGTACAGATAATGGAACCAAATGTTGA
- the LOC139482436 gene encoding uncharacterized protein isoform X1: MKEKYGSTVPLSRKANIKTRREVANQREYWRKKKQDSRSRLHAQKKRRIKEYDRKRKMESKKVLNGDLTPTITDENESVRIFTPEAERKAFSRAKKYIPKDPKRYAGIVSKLITKASPKKKAALANLYEGVKQNDTIKQIAHRMKQNQKKEGKQFTRKFVGILKDSYVNLRQMSRETGIRYNYLQKVSKLNTEVWITRKDAIEETVLEKVKDFYMRPEASTVLPDISKVIKGKNVYTLEKTLKQTHRDFLEQNQDTHIGFSKFFSLKPPNVKTYSNTPLQQCICEYCANVSLKIKTLKHKIKSFPENKYEAVNKTLCPKPNGALYHKRECIYRDCSSCGVSMLNELVKQICDEKCTLTWYKWDTITRKVGTKITSKKGLKCLTGSGSELIAELKKELTELSIHLFVATWQHRQFSHITSNLQPQMVVMVLDFGQNYTCFYQDEAQSAHWSAEQVTVHPSICYYKCKTCSETVKEDIVMLSGDLKHDFYAVSTFIRKANEHLIQKRGLTIDHHIQFSDGCAGQYKSKNAFEGIADIGSEFECTVERNFFGSRHGKGPSDACTGVVKSAVTRAVKARQALVTCPEEMYKFCTENLTKDCSTDESCIHNLRTFILITDIDRKIEMSAKTVQGTRKVHAVKSGNIPKQILTRQLSCFCASCLNGEEDCENYQYTGTWTQVDLRTGRQRQNPIKNLDEMKPQVSEEKNRPNDKGNKKFENKTSKKRADKNELTCKDTAVEEHANLQNTVVLDSEDYVFGTYTCENRKQYFAALLRDLSTAETFEELKVIADHYSVEMSTIQEPCPLPNISLTDLPVFIDADALQMIPNDIPEGNFMPVVVQGDGNCLPRSAAVLAYGNEEDHQEFRVRIILELVANEDLYLNDDYLSSALELNIKTRQLSKQFAMYSSEYIPGDVLTPAAVRRVFRKEVLDITKINSFMGIWQLFAIASVLNSRVISVYPQLGSPVVRKDLNRLIMPRNINHEDTIKIMWSSTRQDLTMQHWIPNHFVPLLPLLGDIDQIDIVDLNVGQIELKVGEMEPEVGKMKPNVGQIEPDVGQMESEVGQMKPEVGQMESDVGQMESEVGQMESEVGQMESEVGQMKPEVGQMESDVGQMESEVGQMKPEVGQMESEVGQMESEVGQMKQEVGQMESEVGQMKPEVGQMESDVGQMESEVGQMESEVGQMEPEVGQMKPEVGQMESDVGQMESEVGQMKPEVGQMESGVGQMESEVGQMKPEVGQMESDVGQMESDVGQMESDVGQMESEVGQMESEVGQMEAEVGQMESDVGQVELEVGLIESNVGKMELEVGQIEPEVGQMESEVGDMNLIQHFCTDNGTKC, from the coding sequence atgaaagaaaaatatgggTCAACCGTCCCATTAAGTAGAAAAGCTAATATAAAGACCAGAAGAGAGGTAGCAAATCAAAGAGAGTATTGGCGAAAAAAGAAGCAAGATTCAAGAAGCAGGTTACATGCACAAAAGAAGAGACGTATTAAAGAATATGACAGAAAAAGAAAGATGGAGAGTAAGAAAGTCCTTAATGGTGATTTAACCCCGACAATCACTGATGAAAATGAATCAGTCCGTATCTTTACACCAGAGGCAGAACGCAAAGCCTTTTCAAGAGCCAAAAAATACATTCCTAAAGATCCAAAAAGGTATGCAGGCATCGTTAGTAAACTTATAACAAAAGCATCACCAAAGAAAAAAGCAGCCTTGGCAAATTTATATGAAGGTGTCAAACAGAAtgatacaattaaacaaatagcTCACAGAATGAAACAAAATCAGAAGAAAGAAGGGAAACAGTTTACCAGGAAATTTGTAGGCATACTGAAAGATTCTTATGTTAATTTAAGGCAAATGAGCAGAGAAACCGGAATTCGATATAATTATTTGCAAAAAGTTTCAAAACTGAATACTGAAGTGTGGATTACAAGAAAAGATGCAATTGAGGAAACAGTTTTGGAAAAGGTCAAAGATTTTTATATGAGACCGGAGGCATCAACAGTATTACCTGATATTAGCAAAGTAATCAAAGGAAAAAATGTTTATACATTAGAAAAGACTTTAAAACAAACACATAGAGATTTTTTGGAGCAGAACCAAGATACTCATATTGGATTTAGCAAGTTTTTCTCCTTAAAACCACCAAATGTAAAGACATACAGTAATACACCTTTACAACAATGTATCTGTGAATACTGTGCCAAtgtttctttgaaaataaaaactcTGAAGCATAAGAtaaaaagttttccagaaaataAGTATGAAGCAGTTAATAAGACATTATGTCCCAAACCTAATGGTGCCTTGTACCATAAGAGGGAATGCATCTATAGGGATTGCTCTAGCTGCGGTGTAAGCATGTTAAATGAATTGGTAAAACAGATATGTGATGAAAAATGTACATTGACCTGGTACAAATGGGATACTATAACAAGAAAGGTTGGCACTAAGATAACAAGTAAGAAAGGACTAAAATGTTTAACTGGAAGTGGATCTGAATTGATTGCAGAGTTGAAGAAAGAATTGACAGAACTCTCAATACACCTCTTTGTTGCAACATGGCAGCACAGACAATTTAGCCATATAACATCAAATTTACAACCTCAAATGGTTGTTATGGTTCTTGATTTTGGACAGAATTATACATGTTTCTATCAGGACGAAGCCCAATCAGCTCATTGGTCGGCAGAACAAGTGACCGTTCACCCAAGTATTTGTTACTACAAATGCAAAACATGCAGTGaaacagtcaaagaagacatagTAATGTTATCTGGAGACCTAAAGCACGACTTTTATGCTGTAAGCACATTTATAAGAAAGGCAAATGAACATTTAATTCAAAAGAGAGGTTTAACAATTGACCATCATATCCAATTTTCTGATGGATGCGCTGGCCAGTACAAAAGTAAAAATGCATTTGAAGGGATTGCAGACATTGGGAGTGAGTTTGAGTGTACAGTAGAAAGGAACTTTTTCGGTAGTAGACATGGCAAAGGACCGTCAGATGCCTGTACAGGGGTAGTAAAATCCGCAGTAACTAGAGCAGTAAAGGCTAGGCAGGCACTTGTTACATGTCCTGAAGAAATGTATAAGTTCTGCACTGAAAATCTAACTAAAGATTGTTCTACAGATGAAAGCTGCATACACAACTTAAGGACATTCATTTTAATAACAGACATTGACCGCAAAATAGAAATGTCAGCCAAAACGGTTCAAGGTACTAGAAAAGTTCATGCTGTGAAGTCTGGTAATATTCCAAAGCAAATACTAACAAGACAGTTGTCTTGTTTTTGTGCGTCCTGCTTAAATGGTGAAGAAGATTGTGAAAACTACCAATACACAGGTACTTGGACACAAGTAGACCTTAGAACAGGGAGGCAAAGGCAGAACCCAATCAAGAATTTAGATGAAATGAAACCACAAGTCTCAGAAGAGAAAAACAGACCTAATGATAAAGGaaataagaaatttgaaaataaaacttccaaAAAAAGAGCagataaaaatgaattaacatgTAAAGATACTGCTGTAGAAGAGCATGCAAATTTACAGAACACAGTTGTTTTAGACTCAGAAGATTATGTTTTTGGGACTTACACATGTGAAAATAGAAAGCAATATTTTGCTGCTTTACTTCGTGATTTATCAACAGCTGAGACCTTTGAGGAATTAAAAGTAATTGCTGATCATTACTCAGTCGAAATGAGCACCATTCAGGAACCCTGTCCTTTACCAAATATAAGCTTAACTGATCTTCCTGTATTTATTGATGCCGATGCATTGCAGATGATTCCCAATGACATTCCAGAAGGCAACTTTATGCCAGTTGTTGTACAGGGAGACGGGAATTGTCTCCCGAGGTCAGCAGCTGTTTTGGCTTATGGAAACGAAGAAGATCATCAAGAATTCAGAGTTAGAATAATTTTGGAATTGGTTGCCAATGAAGATTTATATCTCAATGATGATTATTTATCCTCCGCGTTGGAGTTGAATATTAAGACAAGGCAACTATCGAAACAGTTTGCAATGTATTCATCCGAATATATCCCAGGAGATGTTTTGACACCAGCTGCAGTGAGAAGAGTTTTCAGAAAAGAGGTCTTAGACATTACAAAAATAAACTCATTTATGGGTATTTGGCAACTATTTGCCATTGCGTCTGTGTTAAATTCCAGAGTAATTTCTGTGTATCCTCAACTTGGCAGCCCAGTTGTCAGAAAAGATCTGAACAGGCTGATAATGCCTCGAAACATCAACCATGAAGACACGATAAAGATAATGTGGTCTTCCACAAGACAAGATCTAACTATGCAACATTGGATACCAAACCATTTTGTCCCTTTATTGCCCCTCCTGGGTGATATCGACCAAATTGATATTGTGGACTTAAATGTTGGTCAGATTGAGTTGAAGGTTGGTGAGATGGAGCCAGAGGTTGGTAAAATGAAGCCAAATGTTGGTCAGATAGAGCCAGATGTTGGTCAGATGGAGTCAGAGGTTGGTCAGATGAAGCCAGAAGTTGGGCAGATGGAGTCAGATGTTGGGCAGATGGAGTCAGAGGTTGGTCAGATGGAGTCGGAGGTTGGTCAGATGGAGTCAGAGGTTGGTCAGATGAAGCCAGAAGTTGGGCAGATGGAGTCAGATGTTGGGCAGATGGAGTCAGAGGTTGGTCAGATGAAGCCAGAAGTTGGGCAGATGGAGTCAGAGGTTGGTCAGATGGAGTCAGAGGTTGGTCAGATGAAGCAAGAAGTTGGGCAGATGGAGTCAGAGGTTGGTCAGATGAAGCCAGAAGTTGGGCAGATGGAGTCAGATGTTGGGCAGATGGAGTCAGAGGTTGGTCAGATGGAGTCAGAGGTTGGTCAGATGGAGCCAGAGGTTGGTCAGATGAAGCCAGAAGTTGGGCAGATGGAGTCAGATGTTGGGCAGATGGAGTCAGAGGTTGGTCAGATGAAGCCAGAAGTTGGGCAGATGGAGTCAGGTGTTGGGCAGATGGAGTCAGAGGTTGGTCAGATGAAGCCAGAAGTTGGGCAGATGGAGTCAGATGTTGGGCAGATGGAGTCAGATGTTGGTCAGATGGAGTCAGATGTTGGTCAGATGGAGTCGGAGGTTGGTCAGATGGAGTCGGAGGTTGGTCAGATGGAGGCAGAGGTTGGTCAGATGGAGTCAGATGTTGGGCAGGTGGAGTTAGAGGTTGGTCTAATAGAGTCAAATGTTGGGAAGATGGAGTTAGAGGTTGGTCAGATAGAGCCAGAGGTTGGTCAGATGGAGTCGGAGGTTGGTGATATGAACCTAATACAGCATTTTTGTACAGATAATGGAACCAAATGTTGA